The Tenebrio molitor chromosome 2, icTenMoli1.1, whole genome shotgun sequence DNA segment tggtgaccatagcactcccgatcattaaaatatcccaatttaactataataaagaaaaataagcacaagatcatttattaaagaaatcataatgagtcgttttttgtgccggtcagtgtagtttttcatgaattcgTTAGTACATAAAAATACCAATAAATAACGAGATAAACGGAGAAAAATTCGTTTTCTTTCTAATATTTATGGTAATAAACCAAAACAAGTCGATTCTGGTTTAGTAATGGAATGGGTTTGGCCCTTGGTTTGGCACAGTGGCACACCCAGCGTCCTGGTTTCAGGCGCGAGTAATTTAAACCGACATTTGCCCTGCGTCGGTAAAGCAGGTAGCAAAGTTGACGGTCTTCTCTTGTTTCGATTTTCAGCAAGGAACTGACTTTTGTTCAGTTTTCCGgtgagtttttgtttttatcttgATCATCCTACAGTAACACGGAATGAAAATGCTGGATATTTAATGCCAATGACATATTCGTCCgattctgtttttttatttggtttatttACGATTCCTGTACCGCTAACCTATTTGACGAAATGCGgatgaatttttgttttgattataCAACGTGCACATTTCTGATGTTTTTGTAGTGTACAAATCAGAATGCCAGAAATGACGGAAGTTGAAAAGCCAGTAGTTCCCGAAACTAAACCGGAGCAAAGTGCTTCATCCACAGACAGTGACTCTGAAGAAGAAATCCCAGAATTGGAAGATGCGGGGGCAGCCAACGCTGGAGCCACCGCGTTTCCGGGTGCTGCAGCCGCTGGATTACCGATTGACATGGTCTCGAAGGCGAAGCAGTCCAGAGGAGAGAAGAAAGCAAGAAAAATCATGTCCAAGTTAGGTCTGAAACCTGTAAGTCATGTTCCAAAATTTGCACTTTCGAGTATTTGTTTTGTAATGATGAGACTACCAAGGTTTCGCATTTCTGTCTGATAGTACAAAATCGTGATTAATTTCTTGGCAGACTGAccttcaataaataaattacttcaaACTTGACGCTTGTCAGAACTTGTaacgtttgtttttgttgcagGTGACAGGAGTGAACAGGGTCACCATTCGTAAGTCAAAGAACATCTTGTTTGTCATTAATAAGCCTGACGTTTATAAGAATCCAGTCAGTGACACTTATATAGTCTTTGGTGAGGCTAAAATAGAAGATCTGTCTCAGCAGGCACAAGTCGCCGCTGCAGAGAAATTCAAGGACGTTAACCCTGCAGGAGAGGGTGCCTCAGGAAATCCTACAACTTCCGTTGCACCAATTGCAGAAGAATCTGAAGATGAGGAAGTTGATGAGACTGGTGTTGAAGAGAAGGATGTGGAGTTAGTTATGTCACAAGCAAATGTTAGTCGAGCAAAGGCCATAAAAGCTCTCAAAAATAACTTTAATGATATAGTCAACGCTATTATGGAACTTACAATGTGATGAGTTTAATGTGGAGGTTATTATTAAACAGGT contains these protein-coding regions:
- the Nacalpha gene encoding nascent polypeptide-associated complex subunit alpha; this encodes MPEMTEVEKPVVPETKPEQSASSTDSDSEEEIPELEDAGAANAGATAFPGAAAAGLPIDMVSKAKQSRGEKKARKIMSKLGLKPVTGVNRVTIRKSKNILFVINKPDVYKNPVSDTYIVFGEAKIEDLSQQAQVAAAEKFKDVNPAGEGASGNPTTSVAPIAEESEDEEVDETGVEEKDVELVMSQANVSRAKAIKALKNNFNDIVNAIMELTM